The Caldisericia bacterium genomic sequence ATAATTATCCCAGTAAATAAACTTACAATAAAACCAAATAACCACTTTGAAAATAATATTTCATTTAACTGAAGTGATGAAGCCTTTAATGCATCAAGAGTTTTTTTTCTTTTTTCTTCAATTAACGATGTTGATGGAATAAACAATCCACCAAAAAATATAGCTATCATTACAATTAATGGAAAAACTCTTAATTTAATTGAAAGTCCTTTTTCTCCTATCTCTTCAGTTTCAATATTAACTTTAATATCTTTCTGAAACAATTTTCGAATTATATTTCCTAAAGTAACAACAATTATTGCTCTATTCCTTGCATAACTTTCACCAAATATATAACTTTTTAAAATTACCTTTTCGCCACTCTTTAATTTTTCATCAAAATATTTTGGAATAACTATCCCTATATCAATTATTCCATTACTAACGTTTGATTTTAAAGAATCAATTGATTTATACTCTTTAGTAATTATTGATTTTGTTTCATATATTATATTCTTAATGTCTGACTCTCCTTCAAAATAAATACCTAATCTTGGTGTTCTTATATAAAAAGAGCCAAGAAGTAAAGAAAGAACAATTGATATTAAAAATGGGGCAAGGAGGGACCAAATAATAATAAATCTTTTTGAGCCTATTTTAAATTCTTTTAATAATAAAATAAATATTCTCTTAAAACTCATGTTAATCTCCTTTTAAGAAAAAAAGAACCAAATAAGAATAAAATTGCCGAAGTAAATATTAATATTAAGATATTTAAATTTATTTCTTCTAAAGAAGAAGAAAAATTAATAATTTTATGAAGAGCATCTGTAATATAATGTGATGGAATTAATTTTACCCAACCTGTTAAAGAACCTGGGGCTAAGATGTTAAAAGAGGGAATTAAAAAAATAACAAAAACAAGAAATCCATATCCAATTATAGACATCATGTCATTTGCTATTGAACCTATTAAAAAACCGATACTTATTGAGAACAAACTTCCTAAAAAAAGAATTAAAAATATCAATGGGAAACTTTTAAATCCTGTAGTAATTATTGTGAATAATATAGAAGGAATTAAAGTTGTTATTAAACCTATTATAGATTTAGAAAAGAAAATTTCTCCAATTGTAACAGGAGTTGATAGAAGAGCAAAGATCGTTTTATTTTCTAACTCTTC encodes the following:
- a CDS encoding ABC transporter permease, giving the protein MSFKRIFILLLKEFKIGSKRFIIIWSLLAPFLISIVLSLLLGSFYIRTPRLGIYFEGESDIKNIIYETKSIITKEYKSIDSLKSNVSNGIIDIGIVIPKYFDEKLKSGEKVILKSYIFGESYARNRAIIVVTLGNIIRKLFQKDIKVNIETEEIGEKGLSIKLRVFPLIVMIAIFFGGLFIPSTSLIEEKRKKTLDALKASSLQLNEILFSKWLFGFIVSLFTGIIILIINNIFMINPLMLLVLTFLGTIMATFLGIILGIYLNDFATLLSFWKIGGIVLFFPVIQTLFPKIPEIISKIFPTYYLIKPILEIAEKGRLENSIFYILILILMNLTLFIILSLSIKRRGEFL